The Ranitomeya variabilis isolate aRanVar5 chromosome 7, aRanVar5.hap1, whole genome shotgun sequence genome includes a window with the following:
- the LOC143785033 gene encoding uncharacterized protein LOC143785033 — protein sequence MDSRSMKDYIKNFSLDNGALGNQGYSRVLLQLFGYTGHGKSSFINSCKYVVDDGPYAAHAKVAGSAEKPETMIRNAYELTETITLVDNRGCAKMNKNETGEIYAQLGNFLPLGCEVRWRPDYEDMVNIVLTADLVDRSADFIVPVFVYSANTQIASAEESELKEILTKAKKITGLFPTVVITRKLSEHLPDIQEKFRRMGVDNIFPVDNYTVEDHEKSRGKHEGILKCLYEIMRDVDFRMEETRNPGKEKMERKKILLEFAHYRGLEKVQNKLDTEIAKWEDLKKWITGSRDPINRIALLRQMGVNVNPFSFFRKFLE from the exons ATGGATTCTCGATCCATGAAGGATTATATCAAGAACTTCAGCCTAGATAACGGGGCTCTGGGTAATCAGGGATACTCGCGGGTTCTCCTGCAGCTCTTCGGTTACACTGGTCATGGGAAATCCTCCTTCATCAACTCCTGTAAGTACGTGGTGGATGATGGACCCTATGCGGCCCATGCTAAGGTGGCCGGGTCAGCGGAGAAGCCTGAGACCATGATAAGGAATGCGTATGAGCTGACGGAGACCATCACCTTGGTGGACAACCGAGGATGTGCCAAAATGAACAAGAATGAGACCGGGGAGATCTACGCTCAGCTGG GGAACTTTCTGCCTTTGGGCTGTGAAGTCAGATGGCGCCCTGACTATGAAGACATGGTGAACATAGTGCTGACCGCAGACTTAGTGGATCGCTCAGCAGATTTCATCGTTCCTGTGTTCGTCTACAG TGCGAACACACAGATCGCCTCCGCAGAAGAAAGCGAGCTGAAGGAAATCCTCACTAAGGCCAAAAAAATAACAG GACTCTTCCCCACTGTGGTCATCACCCGTAAGCTGAGTGAGCATCTCCCAGACATTCAGGAGAAGTTCAGGAGGATGGGAGTGGACAACATATTCCCCGTGGACAATTACACAGTGGAGGATCACGAGAAATCTCGGGGGAAACATGAGGGGATCCTAAAGTGTCTGTACGAGATCATGAGAGATGTGGATTTCCGGATGGAGGAGACACGAAATCCCGGCAAAGAGAAGATGGAGAGGAAGAAAATCTTACTAGAATTTGCCCATTATAGAGGCCTAGAGAAAGTACAGAACAAATTGGACACAGAAATTGCCAAGTGGGAAGATTTAAAAAAGTGGATAACAGGGAGCAGAGATCCCATCAATAGGATAGCTTTATTGAGACAGATGGGGGTGAACGTAAATCCATTTAGTTTTTTTAGAAAATTTTTGGAGTAG